Proteins encoded in a region of the Podospora pseudopauciseta strain CBS 411.78 chromosome 6, whole genome shotgun sequence genome:
- a CDS encoding hypothetical protein (EggNog:ENOG503NV0E), producing the protein MAAQRPEYDYRELSGDRLNESGSISNLPAATPLEWESLSQHQRNVPQHSPTAPWGHGRDGVEMGDLGTQRPAREDPFSDHNPLSRPYRSGGYHMLDEVQEPAKQGFLKSVISPTPATQHHDGSSPPDRGHPGPAGPSFFGRIRRSKWAMYICLIFGVACAAGHHVFYSTLNGKPATDQLVMQRYGTLLAFGAKAGLGAAVIEASHQRVWVTARKRVMTVGALDSLFSMTESLASFGAWEVLKGAKIAALLALFVWIAPIVVILTANTLQVELSRIVTEDRCAGVRTLNFSFEEIDEWRDPTKIGKYFEVPASIWNTTKKATDDDDSDEWFDYYTAPGLALAQTLTIGAFMGETVMRKNAQAETCGSGWNCTFEIKFTAPAYKCTELASGVGSKASNLTQQSGSIAPPFSTDLLLPKGIYSYYAFTTGGDYFNMQMEDVEPGGIPKTDRPYPKNLGAFRTDPIVWIGYSTRTNPGEPLPEKSSSPGWEQAFTPKLFACENYESSYIVQFNYTENLHSTNVLDVEYLRPVINTTYLPDIELEDGTADSVAATPQSNYVFPQNKSLYRRTAAYYSLSLIARSFLNGTVAANQKNANGVPMANTNVIQTKVLDVANNYFPVGDLMKTVQRFYSENIILSMLSNPQFTSVVWAAKPDEQSGIDPDVQREDVEGLKYPCQRSRVGNVYTYHVRDLWIVYSISIGLAVMGVVIGVLSVRENGGLMRNVKFSSFVAATRGEGLRRVEWGGADGGRVSEGVKGMRMRYGMVEVEGQGGKELKFGFGFEEDVTSLERNGGGTAVKRLTMLGASSRSLARSA; encoded by the exons ATGGCCGCTCAGCGACCTGAATATGACTATCGAGAGCTGAGCGGGGATCGTTTAAACGAGTCCGGATCgatctccaacctcccagcTGCTACCCCACTTGAGTGGGAGTCCCTCTCACAACATCAACGAAATGTTCCACAGCATTCACCAACCGCCCCTTGGGGACatgggagggatggggtAGAAATGGGGGATTTGGGCACCCAGCGGCCTGCCAGAGAAGATCCATTCAGCGACCACAACCCTTTATCCAGGCCGTATCGCAGCGGAGGGTACCACATGCTCGACGAAGTACAAGAACCAGCCAAGCAGGGTTTCCTCAAGTCAGTCATCAGTCCAACACCAGCAACTCAACATCATGACGGGTCTTCTCCGCCTGATCGTGGTCATCCCGGGCCTGCCGGGCCGTCATTCTTCGGTCGGATAAGACGCTCCAAGTGGGCGATGTACATCTGCCTCATCTTTGGTGTTGCTTGTGCAGCTGGACATCATGTGTTTTACAGCACGCTCAATGGCAAGCCCGCAACGGATCAGCTTGTGATGCAGCGGTATGGAACGTTGTTGGCGTTTGGCGCAAAGGCGGGGCTTGGTGCTGCGGTTATTGAGGCTTCTCATCAGCGGGTGTGGGTAACGGCAcggaagagggtgatgacTGTTGGGGCGTTGGATTCGTTGTTTTCCATGACTGAGAGCTTGGCTTCTTTTGGGGCTTGGGAGGTGCTCAAAGGGGCTAAGATAGCGGCTCTGTTGGCTCTTTTTGTTTG GATTGCACCGATCGTCGTCATTCTGACTGCCAACACTCTTCAGGTTGAGCTCAGCCGGATTGTTACTGAGGATAGGTGCGCCGGGGTCAGGACGCTCAACTTCAGCTTTGAAGAAATAGACGAATGGAGAGATCCAACCAAGATAGGCAAATATTTCGAGGTTCCGGCCTCCATCTGGAACACAACGAAAAAGGCCaccgatgacgacgacagcgaTGAGTGGTTTGACTATTACACCGCACCAGGCCTGGCGTTGGCTCAGACACTTACCATTGGTGCCTTTATGGGAGAGACAGTGATGCGGAAGAACGCACAGGCGGAGACTTGTGGCAGCGGCTGGAACTGCACTTTTGAGATCAAGTTCACCGCCCCTGCCTACAAGTGTACCGAGCTCGCAAGCGGTGTCGGCTCCAAGGCATCAAATCTGACGCAACAATCCGGCAGCATCGCTCCACCGTTCAGCACcgatcttctcctccccaaaggCATCTATAGCTATTACGCCTTCACCACAGGCGGCGATTACTTCAACATGCAAATGGAAGACGTCGAACCGGGCGGAATTCCCAAGACCGACCGCCCCTATCCCAAGAACCTCGGGGCCTTTCGCACCGATCCCATCGTGTGGATAGGATATTCCACCCGCACAAACCCGGGGGAACCTCTCCCTGAAAagtcctcctctcccggTTGGGAGCAAGCCTTCACCCCCAAACTCTTCGCCTGCGAGAACTACGAATCATCCTACATCGTCCAGTTCAACTACACCGAAAACCTCCACTCCACCAACGTCCTCGACGTGGAGTACCTCCGTCCCGTCATCAACACGACCTACCTCCCTGACATCGAGTTAGAAGATGGCACGGCAGACAGCGTCGCCGCCACACCGCAGTCAAACTACGTATTCCCCCAGAACAAGAGTTTGTACCGCCGCACCGCAGCGTActactccctctccctcatcgcccgctccttcctcaacgGGACAGTAGCAGCCAACCAGAAAAACGCCAACGGAGTCCCAATGGCCAACACGAATGTTATTCAGACAAAAGTATTGGACGTTGCGAATAATTACTTCCCTGTGGGGGACCTAATGAAGACAGTGCAGAGGTTTTACTCTGAGAACATCATCCTTAGCATGCTCTCCAACCCGCAGTTTACCAGTGTGGTTTGGGCTGCCAAGCCAGATGAGCAAAGCGGGATTGACCCTGATGTGCagagggaggatgtggagggcTTGAAGTATCCTTGTCAGAGGTCGAGGGTTGGGAATGTGTACACGTACCATGTGAGGGATTTGTGGATTGTGTATAGTATTTCTATTGggctggcggtgatgggggttgttATTGGGGTGCTGTCTGTGAGGGAGAATGGGGGTTTGATGAGGAATGTGAAGTTTAGTAGCTTTGTTGCTGCGActaggggggaggggttgaggagggttgaGTGGGGTGGGGCCGATGGGGGACGGGTGAGTGAGGGTGTGAAGGGGATGAGAATGAGGTATGGgatggttgaggttgaggggcaAGGCGGGAAGGAGTTGaagtttgggtttgggtttgaaGAGGATGTTAcgagcttggagaggaaCGGGGGCGGGACTGCGGTGAAGAGGTTGACGATGTTGGGGGCGAGTTCGAGAAGCTTGGCGAGGTCGGCGTAA